The genomic stretch GTCTCAAAACGGTCTCTGTGTTGTGATTGAGCACCGCCGGGCTAGCTTTCATCACAGTTTTGAGGGCCTCCTCGTCTCCCTTGAAATCGGGGATCAGTACCTCAACATCGCACGATGGCAGCAGATCATGGATTCGTTCGATGGTTTCGGCGAAGATTGCAGAGCCGCCATCCTCCAGATCGTCACGATTTACCGACGTCAACACCGCATGCTCGAGGTTCATCGTTTTTATGGCTTGGGCAGCTCTCTTCGGTTCGTCAAGGTCAACCTCTCCGGGTTTGCCGGTGAGAACATCGCAGAACGAACAGGCACGGGTGCAAGTGTCGCCCAACAACATCAGCGTTGCGGTCCCCGAGGTCCAACACTCGTATATGTTGGGACAGCCGGCTTCCTCGCACACCGTCGTCAACCCCTCGGACCGCATGAGCTTGCGCATCTCGCGATACCCCGCAGAAGAAATGTCAGCCTTCACCCGCATCCAGTCGGGGCGCTCGGGCTCGCCCGCGAGGAGACCCCGAATAGTGATCGGGATTTCACCACGTTTTACGGGCGAGAAGACGCCCGACGCAATCATGTCGTCTACCTCGAACGCCCTGCCGGATCGTCTGGAGAACGCACCGAGTTGTGTCTCAAGGTCTTCGTTATCGAAAAGCGCGCGGGCATGCGGCAGAAGCACGTCAACGATTTCCTCCAGCGAGATGTCGCGCCCAAGAACTTCTTGTACCGAGGTCACTGATCGGTCGCTGATACCGCATGGGACGATGTGTTCAAAGTAGGACATGTCAGGCGCGACGTTGAGTGCAAAGCCGTGCATCGACACCCCACGAGCAACTCGTATCCCGATCGCAGCAACCTTGCCTCTCTCGGTCCACACACCGGTGAGCCCCTCTTCAACCCATGAGTCCACACCGAGATCGGCGAGGGTGTCAACCAACATCTGCTCGATACGCCGGACGAGTCCGACCATGTCGTAACCCCGCGGCAGCCGTTTTACGGCGCCGATCGGATAACCAACGAGCTGACCAGGACCGTGGTAGGTGATGTCACCTCCCCGATCAACGTAGTGCACTTCGGCACCGATCAACCCGAGATGTTCGTGAGACACGTTCAGATTCGATCCGTTGGCATTGCGACCGATTGTGTAGGTGTGAGGATGTTCGAGCAGCAGGAGGTAGTCGTCGTTTGACCGACCTCGTGATCGACCCTCCCACAATGCGCGCTGCAGGTCCCACGCTTCGTTGTACAAAACACGGCCGAGCCACCGGACCCTCAGAAGATCCGCATGTGCAGGCTTCGCAAGCGTCACGACAGCTCCTGGTCCCAGTCCCAGCTCTCGAGGTTGTTCTTGATACGGTTGAGGAACAACAATGCTGTCGACCCATCAAAGGCGCGATGGTCCCATGTCAGTCCCAGCATGCCGATGTGATGGATTGCAATCGAATCGGAACCATCGGGCAACGTCACAACGGTGGCACGCTTCGTCACGGTGTCGGTCGAAAGGATCGCGACGTTTGGCACGTTGATGATCGGCGCCGACATGAACGACCCGAACGGTCCAGGGTTGGTGATGGTGAACGTGCTCCCTGATATGTCGTCCGGTTCAAGTTTGCCATCTTTCGCCCTCATCGCCTTCGTACGTATGTCGCGTGCGAGGCCCTTGAGGCGAAGACCATCTGCGTTCTTGACCGTGACTACAACAAGCCCTTCCTCATTCATGTCGACCGCGATGCCAAGGTTCACGTTGGCGTTGAACACCTGGACACCCTCATCGAGATGGAACGCGCTGTTCACGACCGGGAAAGCCGCAAGCGCGTCAATCGTCGCCCGAGAAATGAAGGGCAGGTATGTGAGGCTGTAACCCTCGCGCGTCTTGAACTCGGTCTTGTAGGCGGAGCGGACACGTTCGACACGCTCGAAATCGACCTCGACAACGGTCCACACATGCGCCGCGGTGGTTTTGGAAAGAACCATGTTCTGCGCAATCCGTTTACGCAAGCGACTGATCGGCACCTGCCGGGTACCCGGCGTTTCGGACACCTGAGGCAACTCGGCCGGTGGAGAAGGCGCGGGCGCTGGCACGGCAGGAGCGGGAGCGGGAGCCGGAGCCGCCGGGCCAGCAGGAATCGAAGCGACCGAAGCCGGAGTAGGCGCAGCCGGGGCCGGGGCCGGGGCCGGGGCCGGGGCCAGCGACACTACAGCCTCTTCTTGGGGAACCTCGGGCGCCGGTTCGAAGGTCACCGTCGTCGTTACCTCCGAAGGCACGGCGGCAACCGCCACAAATCGCATGACATCGTTGCGGGTTATGCGTCCACCTTCGCCGGTGCCGGGAACCAAATCGAGATCGATGTTGCGCTCGGAAGCGATCTTGCGAACGATCGGTGAGAGGTTTGCGCGTCTGGATCCGTTGGTCGACCCGTTGCTGGTCGCCGCCGACGGCCCGCCTTCAGGAGCGCTGCCATCCGCCGAGGTGTCCTCAGATGAAACATCCGGTACGGCGGGTACCGCTGCCGGCTCCTCGACGGACGCGGCATCGGCCTCGTCGGACTCAGCCTCGCCCGGTGTAGGCACAGACGATTCGCCGGCTTCAGCAATGATGGCCAACGGCGCACCAACCTCAACGGTTTCGCCTTCGGCCACCAGGATCTCCTGGATCACCCCGGTTGCCGGCGACGGCACCTCAGTGTCGACCTTGTCGGTCGAGATCTCTAAGAGAACCTCGTCCTCGGCGATCTCATCGCCCGGCCCCTTCGCCCAAGAGAGGACGGTCCCCTCAGTGACAGTTTCGCCGAGCTGGGGCATCGTAACTGTTATAGACATGCCTTGGGCTCCTTAGGTTGTGCCAGCGATTGGCGTGTGATTGTGCTCCGCATTAGTGCAAACTCTTTCCGGTCGCCGCCAACAAGGTCTCTCCTATCGATTCGGCTACCGTTGGATGTGCATGAATAAGCGCGGCTGCCTCCTCGGGCAACGCCTCCCACGCAACGGTGTACATCATCTCGTGAATCATTTCGCCGGCTCCGGGTCCAACAATCGTGGCACCGAGGATCGGGCCATCTTTCTCGTGGACGACCTTCACAAGCCCGCTGACTTGCCCTTGAATAATCGCCCGACCAATACCACGCATACCGTGGGATGTGACTTCAACGTCGTATCCCGCATCGAGCGCAGCTTGTTCGGTGAGGCCGACCGATGCGATCTCGGGGTGGGTGTACACCACAAGTGGGATGGCGTTGTAGTCGACGGGTTTTGCGATGCCGGTCGCGATGTGCTCGATTGCCGCGATTGCTTCGGCGAACCCGACGTGCGCCAACTGCGCAGTGCCGGCCACGATGTCACCGACGGCATACACACCGGGCTTCGAGGTCTCCATGGTCTCGCTGTTGACCGGTACATAACCACGGTCGAGTTCGATCCCGATGTCTTCCAAACCCACATCTGACGTCACGGGTCCCCGGCCGACAGACACCAGCACAACATCCACTTCAACGCTGTTATCGCCATACACAAGCCGCACTCCCCCATCAACAAACTCTGGCGCCGACACGGAGGTGTCTGTGTGGATCTTGATTTTTTTCTTCTTAAACTCGCGAGTCAGCACCTTGACGGCGTCCGGATCAACCCCGGGAAGTAGGTTAGGAGCGACGTCGAAGAGGGTGACCTCGGTGCCGAAATCCGCAAGCAACGATGCAAACTCACAACCAATGACACCAGCGCCGACAATGGCAACACGCCCAGGCTGAGCCTCCCAGTCAAGCGCCTCATTCGAACTGACGATGGTCGTTCCGTTGAAGTCGAACCCAGGAATGGAGAGTGGCACTGAGCCGGTGGCGAGAATTACGTTCTTCGCCTCGAGTGTTGTTTGCGATCCATTGTCGGACGTGACCCGGACCCCGTTCTCTACGAGCCTTCCGTATCCGTTGTAGACGTCGACATCGCGTGTCTTCATCAATCCGGAAATCCCCTTCACCAACGCACCGACGATGTCGTTTTTGTGGGCCAACGCTGCGGGCCAATCAAACGTCGGAGCAGACGTGTTGACACCAACCGTGGGGGCGTTCTTCACGGTGTTAAACACCTCTGCGGCGTGCAGCCAAGTTTTTGCGGGGATGCATCCTCGAACTAGGCAGGTACCTCCGATTGTGTCCTTCTCGACGAGGGCGACCTTCAGCCCAAAGTTGTGTGCGTAGAGGGCAGCGGCGTATCCGCCGGGGCCTCCGCCAATTACTGCTACGTCGTACACGTCGGCCTCCGATAGATACGCACTTGGGAGCACGCGGAACAATTTCATTGTAGTGCAGGAGCGCTGTGCTCCCACGCACCCGATCTGAGGTTCTGCCCCGGCTGTAGCATGCAGCAAATGCAGACCCGCTATCTGATTCTCGCCTCTCTCGTCACCGGATTAGCCATCCTCGTCGCGTTTGTGCTGTGGATTGGGCCCGGTGCCCTATGAGCACCGAAGGCCCCACGCAGGGCCTCAGCGATGCGGTTGTCTCCGCACTCTGTAAGGGCGAAGTGATCACGTTCTTTGCAGATCGGGGAACGTACACGGAGGGTGACGAATTCGACGTTGTCTCGGTGGGTCCAACAGACGTGGACGCCCTCAAATCCGCATACAAACGTACCGCGACCCATGATCTGAGTCATGTAGCGGCCTCGGCAACGGTGCATGCAGTTCATCCTGCGGGCTTGCTCGACCCGGAAGCCGGTGCCTCGCGCCATATTTTCGACCAGGCCGGCACGGGGGATCTTGTGCTCGTACGGGTAGCGATCGACGCAGTCCCAGTGTTGTCTGACACCGCGTTTACTGCCCGCCGCAAGAGTGTCGAGGGTGCACTTGGTGAATGAACATCCGTTGGCACCGGTCATCGAACGGACCCTGATTGAGGTCTCCGACGAGGTCCTTCTTGAGGCCCGTTGGGACAAACCGGACGACCCGCAATCGGTTGTCGTTTTCTGTCACCCGCACCCACAGCACCGCGGGACAATGACTGCCCCATTGATGGTCGGAGTCACCGCCGCGCTAGTACGCGCGGGCATCGGTGTGCTGCGTTTCAACTTCCGTGGTGTTGGTGAATCGAGCGGCGCGTGGTCCTCCGGCGACGGCGAACAAGATGACATCGGCGCCGCGATTGACGTCGCAGTCAGCACGCATCCCGACCTAGCTCTCGGAATCGCCGGATGGTCATTCGGGGCGGCAACATCACTCCTCTGGCAGGCCCGCGAAAGGTCGTCGCTGCCGTGGGCAGGAATCGCGCCACCTGTGTTCAGCGACCTGACGCCACGGCTCCCGGATCCGGCGGTGTTGCCAGCAGCCGCACGGACATTCATCGTGGGTGATCGTGACCAATTTGTCACCGTCGAAGAGACCAGCGTCTACGCAGAGTCGATTGGCGCCTCGATTCACATATTGCGCGGAAGCGACCACTTCTTCCACTTCAGATTCGACAAGGTCGCGGCGCACGTCACCGCCGCCCTCGGCGGGACCGTCACCTCAGTGTGAAACCGCGGTTTCTGGCTTCCTCAATGGTGTCCGGACCGAAGGTTTGTAACAGGTTCTTGGCAATCAACGCACCTAAATCTATGAGAGCGACAAGTTCGGCGGACTCGGCAGCGTCGTCCGTGTCGAACACAGTCATAGTCGAACGATCCCCGACATATCTGTGATCCGAGAACCTAGTAATCCGGGCCATGGCGCTACACCCCGATCCTTATGACAGCCTCAGCAACATCGGATCCCAGATCTCGCACTGTGATCAACCCCGACACATCCCCATTTGAAAACGTTACGACGGCACGACCGTCCGCTTTCAGTTCGCTCGTCAATTCGTACCCCTGCGCCCGCAGGCTCTGGTCGTAAAACACGACCACCGCATCCTGGGCTGCTGTCACCCTCACAATCGCTTCCGACCTGCCGTTCGCCGGGTCGTCCATCGTTGACCCGATAACGGCCGACGCTGGTATGGGGAAATCGTCGGGAAACATCTCTGGGAACGTGCCGCTGCCAAACACAAGCGAATCTGTTGAGGCTGGCGTAGTCGAAGTGCTCGTAAAAACGTCGGTGCCCGCACCCGAAGTTGTGGTGGAGGAAACACCCGAGCAGGCCGCGGCCACCATGGCAAAAGCCACGACAGACGACCGCACAGTTACCAGCGTCCGGCGCATGATTGGGGCCTCCGTGAATCCTTGTTCAAACCCGAAACGCCAGTCTATGCGGTATCTGTGGGAGACGACGGATCACTGTCGATGTCCATGCCATACGCCTGCGCGGTTTCTTCTGCCGTTGCGGCAAGCCCGACAGCACCGATCGCAACCATGTAGTCGGCGCGGCGGGCAAGCACCTCTTCAATGAGCGGTCCGTCGTACGCATATCCGCGGTCTAGGCACTCTTGTTGGACAAACACTGCTGAGTCGTATCCCCCAACAACAACGGCGCCGTCGAGGTCCAACGACTCGAAGGCTTTTTGGGCGAAACGAATGTCGATCTCGAGGATGCGTCTGATATCTGAGATCTTGAGCTGTTCGCGGGTCTTGGGAAGAAGAGCCGCGGTCACCCACTCAAGGGAATCCTCGACCCCGTAGATCACTGCGCGCGTCTCCAACTCGAGCTGCCCCTGCCACAGAAAAGCCAACCCGATGGCGAAAAATACCAGGAGAAGCGACAATGCAAAAAGAGCAGCACCCATAGGGCCATTTTACCCTTGTTGAGCGCATGAGTGATCATGATACGCTTTCCAACAGCGCCTACGGAGGTACCGGATGTCGGGTGAGCAGGTTGATCTCTTCTTCGCGATCATCGCGATCACCAGTCTCGCAGGAAGTATCGGAGTTGTGCTGCTCGCGCTCGCTAGCCGGTTTTCATCGGGAACGAACGATGCACTGATACGGGCTCGGATGGCGATCGGCGGGAGCGAACTTTTCTATACCGCGGGAACGGCGGTTGGTGCGACGCTCGGCAGTCTCTACTACTCTCAAATCCGCGGTTTCGAGCCCTGTCAGCTCTGCTGGTATCAGCGCATCTTCATGTACCCGCTCGCCGTGCTGCTTGTCGTGGCGCTCGTCAAACGGGACACCGTCGTCAGACGCTACGCCCTTCCGCTCGCGCTCATCGGCGGAGGGATCGCGTTCTATCACAACTACGTCCAGATCTACCCGAGCCTCGACGCCGGAGGAGCGTGTGGCTTTGGCCCAAACTGCTCGGGAAAGTACATCAACGTCTTCAACAACGTTTCCATCCCAGTCATGGCGCTCGCGGCCTTTTCGACGATTGCGATCCTTCTGATCTCGCTATACCTCAACGAACGCGACACCACCGCTCTCAACAACACGACGATCAAGGAACGTGAATATGACATCACGTAAGCAGAGGAAAGTTCCAGTTGCAGGCATCGTCTTCGGAGCGATAGCAGTCGTTCTCGTTGGTGTGGTTACCTTTGCCGGGGACACCAGCGGAGCAAGTTCCGAAACTGGCGAGCCAACGGTCGAAGGAACTCTCGCCCCTCTTCAGCAGGGCATGACCGCCGCGACCGACCCTATGGTCGGTGCCATAGCGCCAACCATAGTCGGTGCGGATTTCGACGGTACCACAGTCACGATCGAGGCGGGTGCGCCGACCGCCGTCATCTTCCTCGCTCACTGGTGTCAGTTCTGCCAGGCCGAAGTACCGGCAGTCCAGGGATGGCTCGATGCAACCGGAGGTGTAGACGGTGTCGACATTATTTCAGTCGTCACGTCCGTGAACCCGTCTCAGGGCAACTATCCACCGTCGAAATGGCTTGAACGTGAACGGTGGACTCCTCCGGTGCTCCTCGACGACACCGCGAACAACGCATACCGCGCGTATGGTGGGACAGCGTTCCCGTACTGGGTCTTCATCGACGGCGATGGCAGAATCATCGAGCGACGCGCTGGCGGAATCTCCATCCCCGAGCTAGAGGCCATCCTGCAAACCCTGAAAGGGTAACCACGCTCCCCGCACGGGGGCCGTCCGCCATCAATCGGGCGTCCCCCGTCGTTTCAAGTGCTTTTCCTCGGCAGCTGAGTCTTCTCAATACCGAGGCGGTCGGCCAGTATCGCCCTCCAAGCTGTCCCATCACCGAACATCAGTTGGTTTGTCTTGGCGCGTTTGAAGTAAAGATGGGCATCGTGTTCCCAAGTGAATCCGATGCCGCCGTGTATTTGGATGCTTTCAGCGGCGCAGAAGAAATATGCGTCGGCGCAAAACGACTTCGCGAGCGGCGCACTGATCGAAAATTCCTCTGGGTCGTTCACCGCTGCCCACCCCGCAGCATACGCTGACGACTTTGCCGACTCGACCTGCACCAACATGTCTGCGCATTTGTGTTTGACTGCTTGGAACGAGCCGATTGCCCGGCCGAATTGCTTGCGAACCTTGGCATACTCGACCGCCATCTCTAGGCATTTTTGGGCCCCCCCGACCGATTCGTAGGCGAGGGCCGCACCGGCAATGTCGTACAAAGACGTCATGAGCGCCTTCCCCGACCCCGCCACTCCCAGACGGTCGGCGGTTTTGAGAGGGACAGTCTCGAACGACACAACAGCCTGTTTGCGCGTCATGTCCAGCGTTTCGACGCGATACGACGTCACCCCCGAAGTGTCCGCAGAGACAATCCAGAAATCGACATTTTCATCGCCGTCGCGGGCCGCCACGATCAGGGTGTCGGCCGTGTGGCCATCGACAACAAACTCTTTCGTCCCCGTAATGGTGGCAACATCGCCATCGATGTGAACCTTTGTGGTGACATCGTCAAGCGACCACCCGCTCCCGCTGTCCACGGGGGCGAAAGCAAGGCGGTGCTCCCCCGCGGCAACCCGTGGGAGATATGCCCGCTTTTGTTCCTCTGTGCCACCGAGGAGAATTGCGTTTGCACCCAGCACTACCGTCGAGAAAAACGGCCCTGGAGCAACGAACCTCCCCATCTCTTCAAGAACGATGCCCAGCTCCTGGAACGTGAAACCTGCTCCGCCGTACTCCTCCGGGATGGCCATGGCTTGCCAACCCATCTCGGCGATCTCTCCCCAGAACGTCTCGTCGTGGGCAGTCTCTGACTCCATCAGCTCGCGAACTCTTGCGGACGGCAAACGGTCGCTCAGATACTCGCGAGCCATGTCGCGCAGCATTGTCTGCTCCTGTGAAATTCCGAAGTCCATCCCACATCCCTTGCGTTGCTGTGCCACTTGCGAGTTTTCATTCAAGCGCGTCCGCACGTCTCGTGCCGCGACACTACTCTCGCAAGAACCTGCTGAGGAGTGCTGTGCCAATACCGTGGCATCTCGAAACTGCGACCGTGCTGATCCGCAAGGTTTGCGTGGGGAGGCTTGAGAACAACGCGTACGTTGTCGCATGTGCGGTGACCCGCAAGGCTGTCCTCGTCGATGCCGCCGACGAGGCTGAGCGGCTTCTGGAGGAGCTTGCTGACGTTGAGCCGCTGGCAATTCTGACTACGCACGGCCACTGGGATCATGTCGGGGCAGCAGCGGACGTGTCTCAAAGCCTTGGAATCCCATTCCGCATGCACGCTGCCGACGCCAACATGGTCACGATACCCGTTGACAACCCCATCGCAAGCGGTCGCATCACTGTTGGAGACCTCACAATCGAAGCGATCCATACTCCTGGACACACCCCGGGTTCGATGACGTTCTCTGTGGACGGCGTGTTGCTGACCGGGGACACGCTGTTCCCCGGGGGACCCGGCGGAACCGCATCCGACCAATCTTTCGGGCAGATCATCGAGTCACTAGAAACAACGATTTTCTCAAAGCCTGACGAGACGCTCGTGTTTCCCGGGCACGGTCTCGACACAACAATTGGCGCAGAACGACCGAACCTTGCAGCATGGCGGGCACGCGGCTGGTAAGCAGGAGGAATCCGCAATGGAACTTGGACTGATGGTGGAGCCGCAACTCGGCGGCACGTACGACGATCTACTCAAGCTAGCTCGGTGGGCTGAACGCGCCGGCCTCGACAGCTTTGCACGGTCCGACCACTATCTCCACACGAAGATCAACGCACACACAACAGATGCAATGATTTCGCTTGCGGGTCTCGCTAGGGACACCGAGCGCATCAAGCTGACAACGCTGGTCTCTCCCCTAACGTTCCGCCACCCCGCGGTTGTGGCCAAAAGCGCGGCGACCATCGATGAAATGTCGGGCGGTCGTATGGAACTCGGCGTTGGCACAGGATGGATGGCCGCTGAACACGATGACTTCGGTATTGAGTTGCCCAGCATGTCTGAACGCTTCAGCCGACTGTACGAAACGCTTGCATACCTGCACGCCGCGTTTGGCCGCACAAATGGCGGTTTCAGCGGACGCCATTACCATCTAGCAGACATCGATGTCCTCCCTCGCCCTGTTGGATCGCTATCGATCATCGTTGGTGGGGCTGGCATGAAGAGAACGCCAACCCTCGCGGGCAAGTTCGCTGACGAATACAACATGTTCGTGACTGACCCTGAAACTCTGCTGAAGCGTCGTAATGTCATGCGGGGCGCAGCGACCGATGCCGGGCGCAACCCCGACAGTGTCAAGATATCGTTTATCGGACCGGCCTTCGTGGGCGACACCGAGAAGGAGGGGCTAGATCGGCTCGCCGAACACGCCGCAGCATACGACCAGGAACCTGAAGAACTTGAGAAGAAGATGCGTTTGCGAAACGTCCCGATCGGCTCCTACGCCCAGGCCAACGAGACCATGCAGAAACTTGAGGAAATGGGAATCGGCCGCTACTACTACCAGGTGTTCAAGCCGCTTGCTGACATCGACACCGGGTATTTGGGTGTCGTGTTTTATGCACTACGCGGATAGGAGAAAACCGGCAATGCGGGGAGCGCCGAACCCTAGAATGAGCCTATGAACACGCCTCCACTCCTCGAAATCGACGGTCTCCATGCATCCGTTGGCGACATCGAGATCATCAAAGGTTTGGATCTCACCATCAACGCCGGCGAAATCCATGCCCTCATGGGTCCGAATGGATCGGGCAAATCAACCCTGGCCAACATCCTTCTCGGCCACCCCGCGTACACGGTGACAGCCGGAGTAATCCGCTACAAGGGCGACGACATAGCCGAGTGGAAACCTTACAAGCGAGGTGCCGCTGGGATGTTCCTCGGGTTTCAGTACCCCGAAGAGATCTCCGGCGTGAACCTGGTCAACTTCCTCCGCACGGCGCTGTCAAACCGCACCGGCACCGACTACACCGTGCTTGAACTCCGTCTTAAGATCATGGACGCGTTGAAGGAACTCGGGATGGACCCATCGTTTGCTGACCGGCATCTCAACGAGGGCTTTTCCGGCGGAGAGAGAAAACGCAACGAAGTGTTACAGATGACGATCCTCGAACCCGACCTGGCTGTGCTCGACGAGACGGACTCGGGCCTAGACATCGACGCCTTGAAAATCGTTGCCGACGGTATAAAACGCCTGGCAAGTCCCGATCGGGGGTTCTTGATCATCACGCACTATCAACGGATGCTCGACTACATCTCACCAGACGTTGTGCATGTGTTCGTCGACGGCCACATCGTCGAGACGGGCGGAGCCGAACTCGCCGAGAGGATCGAGACATCAGGCTATGACGAGTATCGCGTCGCATCGTCATGACCTTGGACGTTGCCCGCATCCGCAAGGACTTCCCCATCCTTTTCCGCCAGGTCAACGGACATCCTCTGATCTATCTCGACTCGGCATCGACATCGCAGAAGCCACAGCAGGTGATCGATGCCGTTTCGGACTACTACGAGCGGATAAATGCAAACGTTCACCGCGGTGCGTACACACTCGCCGACGAGGCGACGACAGCTTACGAGAGCGCGCGCAGCCGCGTAGCGTCATTTCTCAACGCCTCGTCGCCTGCCGAGATCGTGTTCACGCGGGGCACCACCCAGGCAATCAATATGATTGCGTACGGTTGGGGACTCAATCGGTTGACCGAGGGTGACAAGATCGTCCTCACCGTCGCGGAACACCATTCCAACCTTGTGCCGTGGCAGATCATTGCCCGCCACACCGGAGCAGAACTCGTTCATCTCGGCATCACCGAGAACTACCACATCGACACGTCGACCATCGACCGGGTCTTCGACGAGAAGGTAAAGATCGTCGCCATCAGCGGCATGTCAAATGTCACGGGGGCAATCGGGCCGATCTCGGAAATCGCCGAAGCAGCGCACCGGGTCGGGGCGATCGTCGTGATAGACGGGGCTCAGTCTGTCCCTCACATGCCGACCGATGTGCAA from Acidobacteriota bacterium encodes the following:
- the sufC gene encoding Fe-S cluster assembly ATPase SufC; the encoded protein is MNTPPLLEIDGLHASVGDIEIIKGLDLTINAGEIHALMGPNGSGKSTLANILLGHPAYTVTAGVIRYKGDDIAEWKPYKRGAAGMFLGFQYPEEISGVNLVNFLRTALSNRTGTDYTVLELRLKIMDALKELGMDPSFADRHLNEGFSGGERKRNEVLQMTILEPDLAVLDETDSGLDIDALKIVADGIKRLASPDRGFLIITHYQRMLDYISPDVVHVFVDGHIVETGGAELAERIETSGYDEYRVASS
- a CDS encoding cysteine desulfurase; amino-acid sequence: MDVARIRKDFPILFRQVNGHPLIYLDSASTSQKPQQVIDAVSDYYERINANVHRGAYTLADEATTAYESARSRVASFLNASSPAEIVFTRGTTQAINMIAYGWGLNRLTEGDKIVLTVAEHHSNLVPWQIIARHTGAELVHLGITENYHIDTSTIDRVFDEKVKIVAISGMSNVTGAIGPISEIAEAAHRVGAIVVIDGAQSVPHMPTDVQTLGVDFLAFSSHKMLGPTGIGVLWGRLDRLEAMEPTEGGGEMILDVQLHESTWAPVPHKFEAGTPPIAQAVGLGAAVDYLTDIGMDNVRLHEKEITAYALERLAEVPDLTVFGPTDVETRGGAVSFSLGDIHAHDLATILDQEGVAVRAGHHCAKPLMREFNVISTARASFYLYNTNEEVDALVDGLHKARAIFEL